The Amycolatopsis sp. 195334CR genome window below encodes:
- a CDS encoding folylpolyglutamate synthase/dihydrofolate synthase family protein: MPHGEEESPKRPELGDLDSFAGIDELGAIDDPDNTDPDNPDGTFHATDHAFEAGGGSGAGVGGVGQLGDNLALGPVPDLATTDETHELDDQGTDELPEENGPEARYELRAVEAELNERWPETKIEPSLDRVNTLLNLLGDPQKTYPVLHVAGTNGKGSTARMIDALLTRMGVRVGRYTSPHLQLVTERISIDGSPISAAKYVDTYRDIAPFVTMVDNASEIRMSKFEVLTGMAFAAFADAPAEAVVLEVGMGGTWDATNVADAQVAAIAPISVDHTDYLGTDLRDIAREKAGVIKPGSVAVIAEQDPEVQRVLLERAIEVDASVARAGSEFAVLEREIAVGGQLLRLQGLGGVYDQIFLPLHGKHQADNAVLALAAVEAFFGAGKDRQLVVEAVREAFAEVQNPGRLERVRAAPAVMLDAAHNPHGARALAATVTDEFAFRRLVAVVGVMSDKDAHGILEALEPVVSDIVVTQNSSPRAMPLEELDELAKSVFGEDRVYAAPRLDGAVETAVALAEESEDPEEPLAGGGVLITGSVFTAGEARTLFGKEPA; encoded by the coding sequence GTGCCGCACGGCGAAGAAGAGTCCCCGAAGCGGCCTGAGCTGGGTGATCTCGACAGCTTCGCCGGGATCGACGAGCTGGGCGCGATCGACGACCCGGACAACACCGACCCGGACAACCCGGACGGAACGTTTCACGCCACCGACCACGCCTTCGAGGCGGGCGGTGGCTCGGGAGCGGGCGTCGGCGGGGTCGGCCAGCTCGGGGACAACCTGGCCCTCGGCCCGGTGCCCGACCTCGCCACCACCGACGAGACCCACGAGCTCGACGACCAGGGCACCGACGAGTTGCCCGAGGAGAACGGCCCCGAGGCGCGCTACGAGCTGCGCGCGGTCGAGGCCGAGCTGAACGAGCGCTGGCCGGAGACCAAGATCGAGCCCTCGCTCGATCGGGTGAACACGCTGCTCAACCTGCTCGGCGACCCGCAGAAGACCTATCCGGTGCTGCACGTGGCCGGGACCAACGGCAAGGGCTCCACCGCCCGCATGATCGACGCCCTGCTCACCCGGATGGGTGTGCGCGTCGGCCGCTACACCAGCCCCCACCTGCAGCTGGTCACCGAGCGCATCAGCATCGACGGCTCGCCGATCTCGGCCGCGAAGTACGTCGACACCTACCGCGACATCGCGCCGTTCGTGACCATGGTGGACAACGCGAGCGAGATCCGGATGAGCAAGTTCGAGGTGCTCACCGGGATGGCCTTCGCCGCCTTCGCCGACGCCCCGGCCGAGGCCGTGGTGCTCGAGGTCGGCATGGGCGGCACCTGGGACGCCACCAACGTGGCCGACGCGCAGGTCGCGGCCATCGCGCCGATCTCCGTCGACCACACCGACTACCTGGGCACCGACCTCCGCGACATCGCCAGGGAGAAGGCCGGGGTGATCAAGCCCGGCAGTGTGGCGGTGATCGCCGAGCAGGATCCCGAGGTCCAGCGCGTGCTGCTGGAGCGCGCCATCGAGGTGGACGCCTCGGTGGCCCGCGCGGGCAGCGAGTTCGCCGTGCTCGAACGCGAGATCGCGGTCGGCGGCCAGCTGCTCAGGCTCCAGGGCCTCGGCGGGGTCTACGACCAGATCTTCCTGCCGCTGCACGGCAAGCACCAGGCCGACAACGCGGTGCTCGCACTGGCCGCGGTCGAGGCGTTCTTCGGCGCGGGCAAGGACCGCCAGCTGGTGGTCGAGGCCGTGCGCGAGGCGTTCGCCGAGGTGCAGAACCCGGGCAGGCTGGAGCGCGTCCGGGCGGCGCCGGCGGTCATGCTCGACGCCGCGCACAACCCGCACGGCGCCCGCGCGCTCGCCGCCACGGTCACCGACGAGTTCGCCTTCCGCCGCCTGGTCGCGGTGGTCGGGGTGATGTCCGACAAGGACGCGCACGGCATTCTCGAAGCACTCGAACCGGTGGTCTCCGACATCGTCGTCACGCAGAACAGCTCACCGCGCGCGATGCCGCTGGAGGAGCTGGACGAGCTGGCGAAGTCGGTGTTCGGCGAGGACCGCGTGTACGCGGCGCCGCGGCTGGACGGCGCGGTGGAGACCGCGGTCGCGCTGGCCGAGGAGTCCGAGGACCCGGAGGAACCGCTGGCCGGTGGTGGCGTGCTGATCACCGGTTCGGTGTTCACCGCGGGTGAGGCCCGCACCCTGTTCGGGAAGGAGCCGGCATGA
- a CDS encoding alkaline phosphatase, translated as MTETHHDRRSLLRAGVLGAGVLAAGSLGTPAFARGKSRPVLTHGVQSGDVTSHSAIVWTRADRPSRMLVEVARDPSFRNARRITGPVLSPETGGTGKVRVAGLVPGTDLHYRVRAEDLDGRTASEPLTGRFATAPIGRESVRFVWSGDTVGQGWGINPDRGGMPIYRAMADRRPDFFLHSGDTVYADGPLQEHVTLPDGRAWRNVVTPEKSKVAETLDEYRGQFAYNLLDDKLRSFAAEVPAYFQWDDHEVVNNWYPGEILDLPQYTEKRVDVLAERAFQAFHEWQPIDARQAVDGRVYRSFRYGRHVEIFVLDMRTYKDANTADPNGVGHILGQQQAEWLVRGLDRSAATWKIVAADMPIGLTVPDGTAIEGVANGLPGAPGGREHELAWVLREISRRRVRNVVWLTADVHYTAAHHYSPDRAAVGDFDPFWEFVSGPLNAGGFGPNALDPTFGPEAVFVHAPPAANSSPLDGFQHFGEVNVDGASGELTVDLRDAAGVSLWSKTLRPQRR; from the coding sequence ATGACCGAAACCCACCACGACCGGCGATCGCTGCTGCGCGCCGGTGTGCTCGGCGCCGGCGTGCTGGCCGCCGGCTCGCTCGGCACGCCCGCCTTCGCCCGCGGCAAGAGCCGCCCGGTGCTCACCCACGGGGTGCAGTCCGGCGACGTCACCTCGCATTCGGCGATCGTCTGGACCAGGGCGGACCGCCCGTCCCGGATGCTCGTCGAGGTCGCGCGCGACCCGTCGTTCCGCAACGCCCGCCGGATCACCGGCCCGGTGCTCAGCCCGGAGACCGGCGGCACCGGCAAGGTGCGCGTCGCGGGCCTGGTGCCCGGCACCGACCTGCACTACCGCGTGCGGGCCGAGGACCTCGACGGCCGCACCGCCAGCGAGCCGCTGACCGGGCGCTTCGCCACCGCGCCGATCGGCCGCGAGAGCGTGCGCTTCGTCTGGTCGGGCGACACGGTGGGCCAGGGCTGGGGCATCAACCCCGACCGCGGCGGCATGCCGATCTACCGGGCGATGGCCGACCGGCGGCCGGACTTCTTCCTGCACAGCGGGGACACCGTCTACGCCGACGGCCCGCTGCAGGAGCACGTCACCCTGCCCGACGGCAGGGCCTGGCGGAACGTGGTCACGCCGGAGAAGTCGAAGGTGGCCGAAACGCTCGACGAGTACCGCGGGCAGTTCGCCTACAACCTGCTCGACGACAAGCTGCGCTCGTTCGCCGCCGAGGTACCCGCCTACTTCCAGTGGGACGACCACGAGGTGGTGAACAACTGGTACCCCGGCGAGATCCTGGACCTGCCGCAGTACACCGAGAAGCGGGTCGACGTGCTGGCCGAGCGCGCCTTCCAGGCGTTCCACGAGTGGCAGCCGATCGACGCGCGCCAAGCCGTGGACGGCCGGGTGTACCGCAGCTTCCGCTACGGCAGGCACGTCGAGATCTTCGTGCTCGACATGCGCACCTACAAGGACGCGAACACCGCCGACCCGAACGGTGTCGGGCACATCCTCGGGCAGCAGCAGGCGGAGTGGCTGGTGCGCGGCCTCGACCGCAGCGCGGCGACCTGGAAGATCGTCGCCGCCGACATGCCGATCGGCCTCACCGTGCCCGACGGGACCGCGATCGAGGGCGTGGCCAACGGCCTGCCCGGCGCGCCCGGCGGCCGTGAGCACGAGCTGGCCTGGGTGCTGCGCGAGATCTCGCGGCGGCGGGTGCGCAACGTGGTCTGGCTGACCGCCGACGTGCACTACACCGCGGCCCACCACTATTCGCCGGACCGCGCGGCCGTCGGTGATTTCGACCCGTTCTGGGAGTTCGTCTCCGGTCCGCTCAACGCCGGTGGGTTCGGCCCGAACGCGCTCGACCCGACCTTCGGGCCGGAGGCCGTCTTCGTGCACGCGCCGCCCGCGGCGAACAGCTCCCCGCTGGACGGATTCCAGCACTTCGGCGAGGTCAACGTGGACGGTGCGAGCGGCGAGCTGACCGTCGACCTGCGGGACGCGGCCGGGGTCTCGCTGTGGTCGAAGACCCTGCGGCCGCAGCGGCGCTGA
- a CDS encoding bifunctional 2-polyprenyl-6-hydroxyphenol methylase/3-demethylubiquinol 3-O-methyltransferase UbiG has protein sequence MPFNHNDHYHPYLLRQVPPGARRALDVGCGTGRFARRLAARGLEVDGIDPAAEVVDVATALGGEGVTYRCGDVTTEELPAREYDFISCLASLHHMPFSTVARLRDALAPGGVLAVLGCANPSGPRDWLPWLASVPVNLVARAVVATGERLNGGLDPLPTAPIRDWSITMAEIRRESAELLPGRTVRAVPFWRYVLLYRQP, from the coding sequence GTGCCGTTCAACCACAACGACCACTACCACCCGTACCTGCTGCGCCAAGTGCCGCCGGGCGCCCGGCGCGCGCTGGACGTCGGCTGCGGTACCGGCCGCTTCGCCCGCCGCCTGGCCGCACGCGGTCTCGAAGTGGACGGGATCGACCCGGCCGCCGAGGTGGTCGACGTCGCCACCGCGCTCGGTGGCGAGGGGGTCACGTACCGCTGTGGCGACGTGACCACGGAGGAGCTGCCCGCCCGGGAGTACGACTTCATCTCGTGCCTGGCGTCACTGCACCACATGCCGTTCTCCACCGTGGCGCGCCTGCGGGACGCCCTCGCCCCGGGTGGGGTGCTGGCGGTACTCGGCTGCGCGAACCCGAGCGGGCCGCGGGACTGGCTGCCGTGGCTGGCGTCGGTCCCGGTGAACCTGGTGGCGCGGGCGGTGGTCGCCACCGGGGAACGCCTCAACGGTGGTCTCGACCCGCTGCCCACCGCCCCGATCCGGGACTGGTCGATCACCATGGCGGAGATCCGGCGGGAGTCGGCCGAGCTGCTGCCGGGCCGCACGGTCCGGGCCGTGCCGTTCTGGCGGTACGTCCTGCTCTACCGCCAGCCCTGA
- a CDS encoding DUF4233 domain-containing protein, with the protein MSEQPKPPAKDPLKSFRGVMAGTLIMEAIVVALALPVVAQLGGGLTSGTGWAVIAIAVVMGVLCGFLSKPWAVPAILVLQGALILFFFALPAIAVIGFVFLGLWLWLLWLRRDVARRMAEGRLPSQQEAAD; encoded by the coding sequence ATGAGCGAGCAGCCGAAACCGCCGGCGAAGGATCCGCTGAAGTCCTTCCGCGGGGTGATGGCGGGCACGCTGATCATGGAGGCGATCGTGGTGGCGCTGGCGCTGCCGGTGGTCGCCCAGCTCGGCGGCGGGCTGACCAGCGGCACCGGCTGGGCGGTGATCGCCATCGCGGTGGTGATGGGCGTGCTGTGCGGGTTCCTGTCGAAGCCGTGGGCGGTGCCGGCGATCCTGGTGCTGCAGGGCGCGCTGATCCTGTTCTTCTTCGCGCTGCCCGCGATCGCCGTGATCGGGTTCGTGTTCCTGGGGCTGTGGCTGTGGTTGCTCTGGCTGCGCCGGGACGTGGCGCGCCGGATGGCCGAGGGGCGCCTGCCCAGCCAGCAGGAAGCCGCTGACTAA
- a CDS encoding dihydrofolate reductase family protein, whose amino-acid sequence MRELTYYVGSSIDGFIAGPGGVADFYVFEGDHVPEINAEYPETVPTAWREPAGISGPPKRFDTVLMGRGTYEAGVATGAPSPYSHLRQFVVSRSMTEAPHPDVELIGENALERVRELKAEDGLGLWLCGGGGLAEELLPEIDQLLVKIHPVIARAGVPLFTGEFSPTRFHLADSRVFDSGVALMTYRTRPPA is encoded by the coding sequence GTGCGAGAACTCACTTACTACGTGGGCAGTTCCATCGACGGGTTCATCGCCGGACCCGGTGGGGTGGCCGACTTCTACGTGTTCGAAGGCGACCACGTGCCGGAGATCAACGCGGAGTACCCGGAGACGGTGCCGACGGCGTGGCGTGAGCCGGCCGGGATTTCGGGGCCGCCCAAGCGGTTCGACACGGTGCTGATGGGCCGCGGCACGTACGAGGCCGGGGTGGCCACGGGCGCGCCGAGCCCGTACTCGCACCTGCGCCAGTTCGTCGTCTCGCGCAGCATGACCGAGGCACCGCACCCGGACGTCGAGCTGATCGGCGAGAACGCGCTGGAGCGCGTGCGCGAGCTGAAGGCGGAGGACGGGCTCGGCCTCTGGCTGTGCGGTGGCGGCGGGCTCGCCGAGGAACTGCTCCCGGAGATCGACCAGCTGCTGGTGAAGATCCACCCGGTCATCGCGCGGGCGGGCGTTCCGCTGTTCACCGGCGAGTTCTCGCCGACCCGGTTCCACCTGGCCGACAGCCGGGTGTTCGACAGCGGCGTCGCGCTGATGACCTACCGCACCCGGCCGCCCGCCTGA
- a CDS encoding penicillin acylase family protein translates to MVLIASAVLTTPALADAHGTRALIRYTENGVPHITAKSFDGLGYGYGYAAAKDNLCELANGYLTVDAKRSKYFGPDGQGNSALSGADSNLASDVHFQRINDSGVVEGLLGQPRREVKEIIGGYVDGYNKYLKEHGTKDPACRDAEWVRPIADLDVYRHLYAISGISGQGELVNGLVGAQPSGGVLPEDAAARISAALDEEPTIGSNGLAVGKAGTAAGTDSVLLGNPHFPWQGGRRFWQSQLTIPGRFNASGGSLLGVPLIQIGHTRDAAWTHTFSTARTFGLFEVKLAPGDPLSYVVDGQPEKMSAQRVSVEVKQPDGSLATDTRTLYSTRYGPVITGIEDIPLPWTTTSAYTLRDGNATNLRALNSWFALNQARDVDDISKALKSTLGVPWVNTIATDRRGRALYSDVQVVPHVTDELADRCSTPLGRQLFQAAQVSILDGSQGTCAWGADADAVEPGLLGPGRLPHQIRDDYELNANDSPWLANTAAPLTGYPWIVGDTGTTRSPRTREALISTEEHLGEFTTASMKELLFADRSRLALLAADAAAELCGTGPGCDALRSWDRTYTLDSRGSLLFERFAVRLAPGPIWKVPFDPADPLNTPNTLDTQHPIVRGAFDAAVAELTAAGIPLDGKLADHQSVTRNGKRIPMHSGPGQLGILNAMAPVWDPKAGNVEFVHGSSFIQVVGLNGKACPDTSTLMTYSQSADPTSPHFADQTELYSRGEWVRGRFCEADILSSPALKIVALR, encoded by the coding sequence GTGGTGCTGATCGCTTCGGCGGTGCTCACCACGCCGGCGCTGGCGGACGCGCACGGCACGCGCGCGCTGATCCGGTACACCGAGAACGGCGTCCCGCACATCACCGCGAAGTCGTTCGACGGACTCGGCTACGGCTACGGGTACGCCGCCGCGAAGGACAACCTGTGTGAACTGGCCAACGGGTACCTGACCGTGGACGCGAAGCGGTCGAAGTACTTCGGCCCGGACGGCCAGGGCAACTCCGCGCTCAGCGGTGCCGACTCCAACCTGGCCAGCGACGTGCACTTCCAGCGGATCAACGATTCCGGCGTGGTGGAGGGCCTGCTGGGCCAGCCCCGCCGCGAGGTCAAGGAGATCATCGGCGGGTACGTCGACGGTTACAACAAGTACCTGAAGGAACACGGTACGAAGGACCCGGCGTGCCGCGACGCGGAGTGGGTCCGGCCGATCGCCGACCTCGACGTCTACCGCCACCTGTACGCGATCTCGGGCATCTCCGGGCAGGGCGAGCTGGTGAACGGCCTCGTCGGCGCGCAGCCCTCGGGCGGGGTGCTGCCCGAGGACGCCGCCGCGCGCATCAGCGCCGCGCTCGACGAAGAACCCACGATCGGCAGCAACGGGCTCGCGGTCGGCAAGGCGGGCACCGCGGCGGGCACGGACAGCGTGCTGCTCGGCAACCCGCACTTCCCGTGGCAGGGCGGACGCCGGTTCTGGCAGTCCCAGCTGACCATTCCCGGGCGGTTCAACGCTTCCGGCGGCAGCCTGCTCGGCGTGCCGCTGATCCAGATCGGGCACACGCGTGACGCCGCGTGGACGCACACCTTCTCCACCGCGCGCACGTTCGGCCTGTTCGAGGTCAAGCTGGCCCCCGGTGATCCACTGTCCTATGTGGTCGATGGACAGCCGGAGAAGATGAGCGCGCAGCGGGTTTCCGTGGAAGTGAAGCAGCCGGACGGCTCGCTCGCCACGGACACCAGGACGCTGTACTCGACCCGGTACGGGCCGGTCATCACCGGCATCGAAGACATCCCGCTGCCGTGGACGACCACCTCGGCCTACACGCTCCGGGACGGCAACGCGACCAACCTGCGCGCGCTCAACTCGTGGTTCGCCCTGAACCAGGCTCGGGACGTCGACGACATCTCGAAGGCGCTGAAGTCCACCCTCGGCGTGCCGTGGGTGAACACGATCGCCACCGACCGGCGCGGCCGGGCGCTCTACTCGGACGTCCAGGTGGTGCCGCACGTCACCGACGAGCTGGCGGACCGCTGCTCGACCCCGTTGGGGCGCCAGCTGTTCCAGGCCGCCCAGGTGTCCATCTTGGACGGTTCACAAGGGACGTGTGCCTGGGGCGCCGACGCGGACGCGGTGGAGCCGGGCCTGCTCGGCCCCGGCCGGCTCCCCCACCAGATCCGGGACGACTACGAGCTGAACGCGAACGACAGCCCGTGGCTGGCGAACACCGCCGCCCCGCTCACCGGCTACCCGTGGATCGTCGGCGACACCGGCACCACGCGCTCGCCGCGCACCAGGGAAGCGTTGATCAGCACCGAAGAACACCTCGGCGAGTTCACCACGGCGTCGATGAAGGAACTGCTCTTCGCCGACCGGAGCAGGCTCGCGCTGCTGGCCGCCGACGCCGCGGCCGAGCTGTGCGGCACCGGTCCCGGCTGCGACGCGCTCCGGTCGTGGGACCGCACCTACACCCTGGACAGCCGGGGCTCGCTGCTGTTCGAACGGTTCGCCGTGCGGCTCGCGCCCGGCCCGATCTGGAAGGTCCCGTTCGACCCGGCCGATCCGCTGAACACCCCGAACACGCTCGACACGCAGCACCCCATCGTGCGCGGGGCGTTCGACGCGGCGGTGGCCGAACTGACCGCGGCGGGCATCCCGCTGGACGGCAAGCTCGCGGACCACCAGTCGGTCACCCGCAACGGGAAGCGGATCCCGATGCACAGCGGGCCGGGGCAGCTGGGCATTCTCAACGCGATGGCGCCGGTATGGGACCCGAAGGCGGGCAACGTCGAGTTCGTTCACGGGTCGAGCTTCATCCAGGTGGTCGGGCTGAACGGCAAGGCCTGCCCGGACACCTCGACGCTGATGACCTACTCGCAGTCCGCCGATCCGACGTCCCCGCACTTCGCCGACCAGACCGAGCTGTACTCCCGCGGCGAATGGGTGCGGGGACGCTTCTGCGAGGCCGACATCCTCAGCTCACCCGCGCTGAAGATCGTCGCCCTGCGCTGA